Proteins found in one Haloferax litoreum genomic segment:
- a CDS encoding DUF5814 domain-containing protein, giving the protein MAITDKIYLKNHRQIVSQLDANIPKRVFSGATLEVLYSGEGLSKVNGATRDRLLDFAEDFLDCENSDDIYTGYPERQFITYLLELRAQGLGPDAIVDVMSDEYMVYAYPGDVLSFLDDAVRTLESVEALADVEGDREMLDEARQAKKDLVGPR; this is encoded by the coding sequence GTGGCTATCACGGACAAAATCTATCTCAAAAACCACCGCCAAATCGTCTCGCAACTGGATGCCAACATCCCCAAGCGCGTCTTCAGCGGGGCGACGCTCGAAGTCCTCTACTCCGGTGAGGGCCTCTCGAAAGTCAACGGTGCGACTCGTGACCGCCTCCTCGACTTCGCCGAGGACTTCCTCGACTGCGAGAACTCAGACGACATCTACACCGGGTACCCCGAACGGCAGTTCATCACGTATCTCCTCGAACTCCGGGCGCAGGGACTCGGCCCCGACGCCATCGTCGACGTGATGAGCGACGAATACATGGTCTACGCCTACCCCGGCGACGTGCTGTCGTTCCTCGACGACGCGGTTCGGACGCTCGAATCGGTCGAAGCACTCGCCGACGTGGAAGGCGACAGAGAGATGCTGGACGAAGCGCGGCAGGCGAAAAAAGACCTCGTCGGCCCACGCTGA
- a CDS encoding NADPH-dependent F420 reductase, producing MEPSRIGILGSGDVGRALGRGFARHGWDVTLGTRSPDELRAELGPSEEGIAVGTFAEAAAHGDVVILAVLGDAAEAVVDMAGTDTFAGKLVLDATNPLDFSEGVAHLSFGGTDSLGERIQEKLPGASVVKCFNTVSNIQMVDPEFEEGTPPMFICGDDDDAKAQTEAILVELGWPGVMDVGDITSARYLEALVPLWVRVGSNLGTWKHAFKAVQ from the coding sequence ATGGAACCGAGTCGCATCGGTATTCTCGGCAGCGGAGACGTGGGACGAGCGCTCGGACGGGGGTTCGCTCGTCACGGGTGGGACGTGACACTCGGCACCCGAAGTCCGGACGAACTTCGTGCGGAACTGGGGCCGTCCGAGGAGGGCATCGCCGTCGGGACGTTCGCAGAGGCCGCGGCCCACGGTGATGTGGTCATTCTGGCCGTCCTCGGCGACGCCGCAGAAGCAGTCGTCGACATGGCTGGCACAGACACCTTCGCGGGGAAACTCGTCCTCGACGCGACGAACCCGCTGGACTTCTCCGAGGGTGTTGCACACCTCTCCTTCGGCGGAACCGACTCCCTCGGTGAACGAATACAGGAGAAGCTCCCGGGCGCGTCTGTGGTGAAGTGCTTCAACACTGTCTCGAACATTCAGATGGTGGACCCCGAGTTCGAGGAGGGAACGCCGCCGATGTTCATCTGCGGCGACGACGACGACGCCAAAGCGCAGACGGAGGCCATCCTCGTCGAACTCGGGTGGCCGGGTGTGATGGACGTTGGTGATATCACGTCTGCGCGGTATCTGGAGGCGCTCGTCCCCCTGTGGGTCCGCGTCGGGTCGAATCTGGGGACGTGGAAGCACGCGTTCAAAGCGGTGCAGTAA